tctttgtctgccattagTGATTGTTCTAttgatcttaaattgtttgtgtatCAACAGCAAGATATGATAACAATTGTTAGGCctttaatcaactgtagaggggggtgaatacagttaaacaatcaaattgaaaataataGACACAATTGaaagaataatttttattattgATGTATAAACACAgattacaatactctctcaaaggatgaacagatatctctgagagctgttaggttatgtGAATATTATAACAATGTTCGAACCACATAAAGTGTAAACTTAATCTGTGCTTGTGCTTATATACCGCACAGCTACACAATCAATAAGAAATCCTAATACAAtacaataaggaatcctaatatgTATTCATCTATTGATTGCTACAAAAAGTAAAGTCCAACACCgacatatctctgcaaatatTTCCTCTTTTGATATCTCTTAATTTCCAGCTTGATAATTATTGATGTGACTAAATGTTTATGTCAAATACTGATCAGTAAGTAgtgatggcaaatgttgatgatGTCACTTCTGTCAAATACTGATTTCAAATGATGATCAATAAGTTCTGATTGTttaaatactgatatcatcaatttcttctaacattTATGATATCAAATTTGTGAATAATGAGAGAGCGACTCATTAGAGTAAACATGTTTAACGAAAGAACGACTTTTATAAACTTCTTGATTTAGTATTTctatttattattcataattttgtAAATGACCAAGATTGAATAAgaaatacaaaaaaatattatatttataagacCGATACAAAACGCTGCTTAATAAACTAGTACCATAGGACGGGGTGGTGAGGTGTTGTCTCGGGGCTTTCATATTATCTCAATCTATCTTCcaattttatcaaatttttgaaatattaattAGAAAAAATATTAATTGCCTTGTAATCTCGAACTTTTCTCTTCATTCAAATTATCTTATTAATATCTGAAAGTTTCTTTACCATATTAACAAACTTTTTTCCTACCTAGAATTACCCTATTATTTTTTCTcctaaaatttctttatcatatTATTATTTTGTTAAACTTTATTCTCAAGTCAAAAGTTAATTACTTCATtttcttataaaatttctttttaACTTAAATTACCATCTTATAATTTTTGTATAATTTCTCTATCGTATGAAAATTTGCTTAAAATTACTTATCAAAATTACCATTTTCATATTATCCTAAATTTTAAGTCCTGAAATATATTTTAAACTTATAGTATCATTTTAATATTTACTAACAAATTCTTTGCAAGTCAAATTAGCAATTTAATATTTTTCAAAACTTactaaattttaaaaataaaaaagaatcgtttttttaatttttaatatatagaATAAGTTATAATTGTACAAaagttatatattatttatagATGTTTCTTATtagaaaatataataataatattaataataataataaaagatgttataaataaaattattaaattactttttgaaaatatttaaattaaatttcatGATATTAGAAAATTGGttattaattaatagataataTAATTTAAAGATATTAAATTTGTGAATAACGAGAGAGCGCTTCAACATGTTTACATTGATTTTTTATACTCTTACATTGATTAAATAGGCCGGTGTTCAAGGTTCGTATAGAACCCTTAACtctattataaaattttatcattAACTTGTAAAATTGtatttaaaaaaatacaaaatttgattttattggatatcaataataattatatttaaatattatagaAAGTTTAAcacttaaaattaaaaaaaaattgattttaaatttgatttttaattttgaataatttgattaataattttcaatgatttttaaaataaaatattgtgCAAATTCGCTTTTTgatttgataattaaaatttgtaactacatataattaaaaataaaatatttttgtgtattatatttatatttataaaaagaTTATTTACTGAACACTCTAGAGTCCTACCGaaattatatatattcaaaatttcaaaatgatgaatatcaaatataaaatataaaaaaatcaaaaaatcattttgtAAGGCACGGCTTAATAATTAACTAGGAACCCAAATTGAACTCTAAACTCTTTTTTTTAACTTGACTttaatcaaaatacaagtaaaaTAGACACACGGCCTTGAGCCTCGTCTGCGATCTTTTAATGTGTATCCGAAATAAGCCAGCTACAAGTGGACTGGAGAAACAGCTCCAAATCTCATCAGCAATTTATTAATGTGCGTCAGCAATGTAAAACTGCATATTATGCAATATTTGTTGCTATTACCACAACCAGATTGGCACTTTGGGTCACTGCCATTTACATGATCCATCATTCCTCACACAACACAATTATACATAGTCTCTTCTTTGAGACCCTCTAACATTGACGAGTGTACTACTAACATCGACAAATATCACAACTCTAATGCCCATTACGGGCATATGTATAAAAGTAAGTAGTAGCTTCAACAAATACTGCAATAATACTTGAAAGTATAACATAGCAAGTAGGCATCTGAAATTTTCTCCTAAATTTCTTGCAACAGTAGCCAATAATAGTACCCAAACTGAAATGGCCAAAGCATAAGAGGTCATGTGTAATGAAATGCCATTATAGTAACGACTGAGTGGTTCTCTTCCAGCTTCCCAGCTTCTCTCTCCCCTGTAAGAATAAGATCTTTTAGAAAAAAAAAGTTATTTGTGCTCAATAGCCTCAAGAGTTGGCTTATAACTCATAACAATTGAATCCTCCCAAACTTAACTTGTTGATGGTGCATGGTTCAAATAGCTTGCTGTGTTTATTATGGAAAGAGTAGCTATGGTGCGCAAACTGCTAAAATGGGGATAGACTAATAGCAAAACAAATCCTTTTGCAAGTCCTTTAACTTATAAGGGGGGGGGGGATTACGAAAATTAGTAGAAATCTGCACCAAACCTAATTTTCTGCCAGAATGCTAATCAATGTAGTAAATGGGGAAAACAATTTAATCTACTTCAGCAGATCTATGCTTTACGAAATTTATTTTTTAAAGACAAGGATTTTGTTAATCGTACAATCTAAAAGGGCTATTCTGCAGTAAAGAGCATACACTAATATGACAGTATTAATATTTTACCACAAGTACACTGGAGATTCATTGCAAATACTCATCTCATATTAAAATACGGGATTCTACTGTGAAATTACTTGTCCTTATATCACAGCAAGTACTCTAATAATGTGCATATTGCATCACATCCTACAATACAAAACATGATGAACGCCACAATTATCATTTTGCACGGAAGTCGATTGGGCTACAAAGTGCACTCTAAACATCATAAACTTTGAGCTAACTTAGTACCTACCATATCAAACAAATACCGGCGCAGAGTGCACAGTTTTCTGATATAATAGAGGGATGGGGCATGCAAGGAAACATGTTTTAACGTTTAGGATGCCAAAAAGACATTTATTAACACTTTCGGAACTCAACTTAGTAAATGCAAACCAAAGATAATATTTTCATCTGATTAGTTCATATGTTGATACAGACAATATGGTTATAACTTATAACATAACTACCAACAGCACttttgaataataaaaaaaatggTTGAAAAAGCTTATGACAAAGACAGCATAATTGATTACTGAAATTCGCATACCTGACGAGGTCCAATAGCTAACTCATTTTCCATAATAGAAGTTGCTCTAAATCCCACGGAATGAAGCACTTCTTCGTAACTATGCACATCAAGATAAACAATAAGATGCCATCAGCATGTGCAACCTAATTAAAGTTAATGATCAAGAATTACTCTGCAACAGATACTTTATATGGGGGTCCACCCACGTGATCGCTGATCTGCcaaaaaaggaaagaaaaaaaatgagtttAGATATAGCTTAACTTGAACTAACTTGATTACACCCGGGGGCTGGAGGTTTCTGAGTTAAGAACAAGTATGcatatgactcttttatttatttagtGCATTTATTTTTTGCAAGACAGAATAAATACATAACTAACAGTCTCTGTAACATAGACGTGCCGGTAATACAATACAAGGGGTTCGCGAGTTGTACTGGAAACATCAATGTTATGAGCTCCCCATTTGGTTTCAGAAGATTTTGAATTCGGCTTGCCCACGCTGATCTCATGTCTGGTTCAATAGCGCAGAAAAACCTGTAACGTTACCCTTGAAATGTGAAAAACATACATTACAATTATGATACTGTAAATCAACTTATCATTTTTGACTTACGTATAGTCAAAAACAAGATCAAATAACTCAGTTGGCTGCCAGGTGAAGAAGTCCGTCTTTAGGAATGTGTGATGATTGGAACTGGGAGAAGATGAGGACAACTGTCCTGATGTTCAGATTAGAAATAGCATTTCTTATTAAGTAATGTGACCAGTGTAAGAAACATAACAATGCAAGATTACTTTCCAGGTTCCAATATTTTTTTAACTCAGATGACCATTGCTTCTTAAATATTGtctatgatgaaacttttgtgTAGAAGCAATATAGATGTATGCATAAGGTAGTATGCTGTAAACGACGGGGCCATCCGCATTAACATACATAGCTAAAAAATTGTTATTTGCTGATAATCAATTTCTGTTTAGTGACTATTAAACTTGACAATAACATACATTACTAACCATTTGTCATTTGCCAATCAATATTTATGTAGTGATATTAAAGTTGACATATCctataaatttaataaataaatattatagaAATCTGGTCAACAACTGTCAAAAGAAGCAATTACAGTGTATCGAGTGACTCAATAGTGGACAATTCCATTTCCCTGTCCTAATTTTCTACAACACATAACGAAAACTCATAAAATTCAAATATAGGTCTTAGAGACAATAATTTTGAAGGTCAAATGTGTAAAACTATAAAATTCGGCACACACAAGTATGAGCATACATGTATACAACAATAAACTGAAAGACTTGAATTTAGAAACCTTAgcttattttataaattaattttaatttttttgaagaTGTCTGAGTTCATAGCCTAGTAAGGTGTAAAGCAACTAtcttattttataaattaatttcaATTTTATTGAAGATGTTTAAGTTCATAGCCTAGTAAGGTGTTAAACAActaagaaataaaataaataataccACACCATCAATGATCCCTGCAGCTAATACTTATGTTGAGACTCCATGAATATAACGGTCATAGAAGTGTTGAGCAAACAGACTTCTTTATATACTGCTCACCGAAAAACAGATTACTAGGAAATAAAAAGTGCAATAGAATGCTGTTAGTTCGAGTTATGTGGCTACTACAGAAgtaaaaattttgaattaaaattatcTGTTGAATTAGTAAAATTGATAGATCTGGTTTCAAGTTTGCATCAAAAGCTCTCAAATGTACATTGTACAGTACTTCCTAAAGATAGAGAGTTTGCTAAAATAAAAAAACAATCAGTTGTCACCTTGGTAGCTATCTCAATTGCACTCTCTGATATATCCAATCCAACAACATAACGATCAGAAGATGCAATTGCTATGACATCATGCCCCTGCCAAATTTGACAATACTCGTGAGAATTAACCAACATTGAAGAGGTCAAGAGGATATCACTATGTATTGTATACGTTGCAACCACTGCTATATGAACATGATTAAACGGATAAATAAGTTGATCTCTATTTTGGATATACAGAACTCCCTCCTAGTTTAAACAAAGTTAATTTTAAAAGGCAATACATTTCTTTTGAATTGACTGTAAATATTTCTGTTTGGTATCACGTGATTTTTAGGTACAAAGAGACAATCATTGTCACTAGCCAATGCAAGATTCATAATAGATGTAGTAAAACACTTGAAGAGTTCAGCAAAACCCTATATCTGAAGCAAACTACATTAATGCTAATAATTGGCAACTCAAATCCATCTTTAAGATTTATAGTGAAAGAGCACATTAGAGTTTATTATTGATATTTAGTTATGCTTTGTAGCTCAATTCAAACTCCAATGCTTTCTAATAGTTCCAAAGCACTACATAAATGACTTCTCTATGCTACTGCATATTTGGTAGTTGGTATTATTGGTAAAATGGAAAATGAAAGTCAGTCTTATAGAAAAGAGAATATTATGGTCAGTTTACCATAATAAGATGCTGTATGCATGGAGCTGGAATGGATCATTCTGAAGTACTAAAAGATGGCTAGTTTTTGTCTTATAAGGCTAATTTATAATCAATCAGTAGTTGGTAAATGATAAGCCCTACTAAAGTCAATATAACCTAATcttcattcctttcaaattcTGATTCTCATCCCCAATGTTTAAACAAGATGTTTGTAATTACCAAAAAAAAAACAATTTCCACTTCTAATGAGCATGTGTATTTGTGTATTTTGAGTCGGTAACTTGAATATAAAACGGAGATAGAGAGCATACACTGCCACAACCAGGAACCAAAGCCCTGCCTTTAGGAAGAGAACCCGTTTGGAGAAGATGCAAGAGAATTGGGGTGGGTTGTCCTAAATCCCACGGAGTAACTCCTTCTCTCCAGCTTTTCTCCCAGCCATCTAAATACAAACCAGGGCTTATCAATTAGCACTCTACAATACTACAACCTAGCCTACAAATGTAAATGTAATCCTAATTCTACAACCCGTGTGACATACACATACAGGATACACATTAGGGGTGATGATTTCAGGTTTCTGGTCTTGTTTGTTTGTAGACGTATCAATATGATAATTCAAAACTTTTGATGAAATATGGAAATACAAAAGTAGAAATTTCGGATTACGCTTTTAATCATAGTAACACTAAATCAGTACTCTGGGTAGAGTCATGACATTGTCACTTCTCAAACATATATGTTGCAAACAAATATGTAAATCTCATATAACATATATGTAAATCTCATATAGAAAATTTAGCAACCAGTTGCAATAAGTACCTCTCTGTAAATCGTATCTCCTACTACGGGTGACCAGATATGTGGTTGTGTTGTTAGTAATATTGAAAATTTTCAATAAAGTATAAAATTTCGTAAACTACAAACAGGTTTAATAGAAAATCGGAAGTGAGTGATCATCAAAAAATACACAATTTATCCAAAATTTGGAAGATGTAAATACTGGGGTAACACCGCTTTACTTACAAAATCTAAACTCAGTTTGCAAACCccaaaattaaaatataagaAATCTATACTATATTAACGATTTGGGGTACCAGCCGAATGAGAGTTAACGATTTGGCGGAGCTTATCAACACTGGCTTTGCATCCGTTTGATTTCATAGCAGAAGCAGCACGCCTCATAATTGATTGTTTTCTTTCAACAAAATGATAATTATTCCCCAGTGTCCTAAAAATTGGCCGATTAACAGATTAATAGGTCGATTAGCCGATTAATCGGAGTTCGGACGAATCCCGTCTCGATTAATCGTTAATCGGGTCAAAGTACGGTTTTTTAAAAAATCGGTCAAAAGTCGGGCAGTTCAGAAAAAATTGGTCGAATCGGGTCAAAAATCGGCCGAATCAGTCAAagtttgaaattaataaaaaaaatatatttaaaaaaaataaagttttttaaaataatcattaacatttaatatttaataactaatattaataataatatattaatatcttGACTCTTTTACACACCGAAACAATCATATATTCTTATATTCCTAAATCCTCTATATAAATACCTAATGAATTATTCTCAAATCTCAATACTCAACTTACTTACTCAATAGATTCAGGTATTCTtaatttattcaataattattacttaaatatcaagtaggtagtaatttaaaattttaagattTGAATTTGTACGTAATAATTTCTAATTATCAAGTAATATTAGTGAGTACTCAGTAGTAATTAATTAGTATAAATTACTTAAATATTAATTATGGACTCCTGATAGTAGTTTTTTTTATAAATCTTACTATTAAAACCTCAATACGGAATTAATGATATGTGGgtttatttttttaaatcttATGGAAGAGTAATGacatttaaataaaattattttttattatttattaaataaatgtATTCTGATTAAAGTTCCGCTTAATCCATCCGATTAATCACTGATTATCCGATTAATCACTGAAAGGTCCTTCCCCGGACAATTTCAATTCCCGCTTTTTAGAACATTGTTCACACTTATTATTCCTCTGTTTCTCCACAAACCTGAAATTATCATGTTTAACATCCCCTCCCCTATTAATTCTACTAGCAGCAAGTCACAgggatttatttttaatttactAATCTTGCTGTGTGATTTCTTCCTTTTTTACATTAAAGTATCTCTCCAACCCCGTAAATGAAATGAAATGAATTGtttgttaaaataatataaaataataattttatattacagagaatgaaaaaatattttgattttaataatatttatagTTATTggttatatattaaaaataatatttattatttttaataaaatgttAGTTGAGAAATAACAATATAAGAAAtctaaaatattaattaaaatggAAAAATGATAAATTGGATTATTATTGAAAATTGTAGCAGTTCTACGAACAGATAATTGAAAACTCGTAAAAGGTTAGACTTCTTTGAACCGAGTTAAACCTGCCCGACAACTCTTATATAAATTTTTATTGCTAAGACTATGTGGTTGGAAATGACCATTTTTTATATTGATTGGTGGAGAAATTATATTGACACATATAATTTAATTACGAGATTTGAGTGCACATAGAGATATTTTAATGGGTCATATTCCCATCAATCATATGTCACGGAACAATTAACTAACACTTCACTCCTGACAGTGTATCGTCGATCCAACGGTCACGATTTAAACACAACTCAATTCAGGCAATTTCTTGGCGATTAAAAACAGCTTGTATATTCGCTATGCTGTAATGCCGACTCTTATTTAACATCCTCAAACTTGAATACCAGACTGCACTTTCTCTTCATTCTTTTTTTCTAAATTTACATATTTTACTTCAAAACTTCAAGTGAGAACAGAAACAGATGGACGTGAAGAAAAAGTTGCAGACATATTTTCACATCACATCTTTACAATGAATGAAAACTGATTAACACAATGGTCATACTGCAATAGCACGATCAATCAACTTCAAACACTGAAGAATATATTATTATCAGATCTGAAGTTCACTGCAGTTGTAGCTTcaggaaaccaaaacaaaaaagTGATTTAGCAAGAGAACACATGCCAAGACAAATATTTCGCTCTTTCGTGAGAAACAAAATCACCTGTAGCCCCCCACCACCACCCCAACTACAACTGTAAACTTTTACACGGATGGAACCAATATATAAACTATTAATATATCCTGaacaatagacactggaactgAAACTTACTCTGTGCTCATGAAGTGACTGGCCTTCAGAGTTCAGACAGTTGAGAAGGATCTTCTATATGTTTCTCATTAGGGTCTTCCTCCCTCGTAGATGTGTCAGCTTCTTTACGCTGAACTGCACCATCTTGCCCACCTTTCTTTCCTCGTACCTGAGCAGATGTTGCCTGATAGAGAAGAAATTCGATGGAAATTCTAGAGAAGTTTAATGCTAGAATCTTAATATGGAAACCATAATTTCAATGCTAATATAGCAATTATATGCTAGCTGTAGAGATGTTCTATCTATGAGTAAGTCTTATTAGCCCTTGAAATAAACGATACTGCATATAATTTATAATACAGAGAGAGATGACCATACTGCATGTTTATGAAGTAGACGGACTTTCAGGCCATTTCTCCAGGTACCCTCTTCACTCAATTTAGTGACCTGAATGATAGTGAAAAGTTAGTATCCTCCAGtaattcaaaaaaaaaaggaCTACAGCAATAAAAATCTGAAAGAAAGAGAATTAAACACATACTGCTCGTTCAGCACTTTCAACGGATTCATATTCCACAAACGCATGCAACTAGACAAAGAATAGCGaaaggatatatatatatatatatatatccagtATCAAAGTATTAAATCAGCAGTTCATGTACCTTCCAACAGCTGAGAAAATCTTCATGAGGTTCTGGTGACAATGGTCTTCAGGCAAATTTTCAGCAATAACTATACGGGACTAAAAAAAACCAAATAACGTAGATTAGTGAAGGTGCAAAAGACCAGATGAACATAGACATCACGAATATCTCATTCAAACTCTACAAAGTTAAAAAAAAAATAGCGGGTACACAAACACAAGTTCCAAATTCACAGTATCATTTCCGGTACTTCCCGTTCACATAGTATTCAGAACCTGCCCAGTCAATACGGCAGATACTTGAACCTAGCAATTGTTTCTacacaaaataaaaatatagtaaaCAAAAAAGGTGACTTACTTGCAGCTCTTCCATATCTGAATCTGTAAGGGGTAGTAGGCATCGCACTTTCTTCCCATCTTCACTAACCACCTACAGATTGTTGCAtcaaaaaattatcaaaataactGTAAAACATCAATAAGAGCATACAAAAATCATAGTGCAAAAGCTTACAAGCTTTGTTGAGTTCCGCAAAATGCCAGCAAGCTGGGAAGTACTGCTTACAAAAGCTTTAATTTTCTTGAAAGAGGTAACAACAGAAACTGGCACTGCATCAAATTTGATGAGTACCATTTTTAGTCAATTTATCAATTTGTATCAAAAAATAAAGTATGCAACTAAAATCCAAGCAGCAATATTAATTTTTCTCAAAGGGTTGAAAATGGAGGTTAGACATTATcaaaataattgaataataaaTAGTAATACACATTAAACTTGCCGTGAGCCATTTTGGTTATGATTGAGCACACTGCATAAACCCGATCTAATGAGAATTA
This genomic interval from Apium graveolens cultivar Ventura chromosome 8, ASM990537v1, whole genome shotgun sequence contains the following:
- the LOC141678303 gene encoding la-related protein 6B-like isoform X3, with protein sequence MAHVPVSVVTSFKKIKAFVSSTSQLAGILRNSTKLVVSEDGKKVRCLLPLTDSDMEELQSRIVIAENLPEDHCHQNLMKIFSAVGRYMNC
- the LOC141678303 gene encoding la-related protein 6B-like isoform X1, which produces MKFVNKDPDGYVPVSVVTSFKKIKAFVSSTSQLAGILRNSTKLVVSEDGKKVRCLLPLTDSDMEELQSRIVIAENLPEDHCHQNLMKIFSAVGRYMNC
- the LOC141677871 gene encoding putative thiol methyltransferase 2 isoform X4 gives rise to the protein MRRAASAMKSNGCKASVDKLRQIVNSHSADGWEKSWREGVTPWDLGQPTPILLHLLQTGSLPKGRALVPGCGSGHDVIAIASSDRYVVGLDISESAIEIATKLSSSSPSSNHHTFLKTDFFTWQPTELFDLVFDYTFFCAIEPDMRSAWASRIQNLLKPNGELITLMFPVQLANPLYCITGTSMLQRLSAITWVDPHINYEEVLHSVGFRATSIMENELAIGPRQGREKLGSWKRTTQSLL
- the LOC141677871 gene encoding putative thiol methyltransferase 2 isoform X2, whose amino-acid sequence is MRRAASAMKSNGCKASVDKLRQIVNSHSADGWEKSWREGVTPWDLGQPTPILLHLLQTGSLPKGRALVPGCGSGHDVIAIASSDRYVVGLDISESAIEIATKLSSSSPSSNHHTFLKTDFFTWQPTELFDLVFDYTFFCAIEPDMRSAWASRIQNLLKPNGELITLMFPVQLANPLYCITGTSMLQRLLISDHVGGPPYKVSVADYEEVLHSVGFRATSIMENELAIGPRQGREKLGSWKRTTQSLL
- the LOC141678303 gene encoding la-related protein 6B-like isoform X2 — translated: MKFVNKDPDGYVPVSVVTSFKKIKAFVSSTSQLAGILRNSTKLVVSEDGKKVRCLLPLTDSDMEELQSRIVIAENLPEDHCHQNLMKIFSAVGRSLN
- the LOC141677871 gene encoding putative thiol methyltransferase 2 isoform X8, whose protein sequence is MRRAASAMKSNGCKASVDKLRQIVNSHSADGWEKSWREGVTPWDLGQPTPILLHLLQTGSLPKGRALVPGCGSGHDVIAIASSDRYVVGLDISESAIEIATKLSSSSPSSNHHTFLKTDFFTWQPTELFDLVFDYTFFCAIEPDMRSAWASRIQNLLKPNGELITLMFPVQLANPLYCITGTSMLQRLLISDHVGGPPYKLRRSASFRGI
- the LOC141677871 gene encoding putative thiol methyltransferase 2 isoform X9 — translated: MRRAASAMKSNGCKASVDKLRQIVNSHSADGWEKSWREGVTPWDLGQPTPILLHLLQTGSLPKGRALVPGCGSGHDVIAIASSDRYVVGLDISESAIEIATKLSSSSPSSNHHTFLKTDFFTWQPTELFDLVFDYTFFCAIEPDMRSAWASRIQNLLKPNGELITLMFPISDHVGGPPYKLRRSASFRGI
- the LOC141677871 gene encoding putative thiol methyltransferase 2 isoform X6, encoding MRRAASAMKSNGCKASVDKLRQIVNSHSADGWEKSWREGVTPWDLGQPTPILLHLLQTGSLPKGRALVPGCGSGHDVIAIASSDRYVVGLDISESAIEIATKLSSSSPSSNHHTFLKTDFFTWQPTELFDLVFDYTFFCAIEPDMRSAWASRIQNLLKPNGELITLMFPISDHVGGPPYKVSVADYEEVLHSVGFRATSIMENELAIGPRQGREKLGSWKRTTQSLL
- the LOC141677871 gene encoding putative thiol methyltransferase 2 isoform X5; this encodes MRRAASAMKSNGCKASVDKLRQIVNSHSADGWEKSWREGVTPWDLGQPTPILLHLLQTGSLPKGRALVPGCGSGHDVIAIASSDRYVVGLDISESAIEIATKLSSSSPSSNHHTFLKTDFFTWQPTELFDLVFDYTFFCAIEPDMRSAWASRIQNLLKPNGELITLMFPISDHVGGPPYKVSVADYEEVLHSVGFRATSIMENELAIGPRQILFLQGREKLGSWKRTTQSLL
- the LOC141677871 gene encoding putative thiol methyltransferase 2 isoform X1: MRRAASAMKSNGCKASVDKLRQIVNSHSADGWEKSWREGVTPWDLGQPTPILLHLLQTGSLPKGRALVPGCGSGHDVIAIASSDRYVVGLDISESAIEIATKLSSSSPSSNHHTFLKTDFFTWQPTELFDLVFDYTFFCAIEPDMRSAWASRIQNLLKPNGELITLMFPVQLANPLYCITGTSMLQRLLISDHVGGPPYKVSVADYEEVLHSVGFRATSIMENELAIGPRQILFLQGREKLGSWKRTTQSLL
- the LOC141677871 gene encoding putative thiol methyltransferase 2 isoform X3, which encodes MRRAASAMKSNGCKASVDKLRQIVNSHSADGWEKSWREGVTPWDLGQPTPILLHLLQTGSLPKGRALVPGCGSGHDVIAIASSDRYVVGLDISESAIEIATKLSSSSPSSNHHTFLKTDFFTWQPTELFDLVFDYTFFCAIEPDMRSAWASRIQNLLKPNGELITLMFPVQLANPLYCITGTSMLQRLSAITWVDPHINYEEVLHSVGFRATSIMENELAIGPRQILFLQGREKLGSWKRTTQSLL
- the LOC141677871 gene encoding putative thiol methyltransferase 2 isoform X7; the protein is MRRAASAMKSNGCKASVDKLRQIVNSHSADGWEKSWREGVTPWDLGQPTPILLHLLQTGSLPKGRALVPGCGSGHDVIAIASSDRYVVGLDISESAIEIATKLSSSSPSSNHHTFLKTDFFTWQPTELFDLVFDYTFFCAIEPDMRSAWASRIQNLLKPNGELITLMFPVQLANPLYCITGTSMLQRLSAITWVDPHIKYLLQITKKCFIPWDLEQLLLWKMS